The following coding sequences lie in one Onychomys torridus chromosome X, mOncTor1.1, whole genome shotgun sequence genomic window:
- the Rbmx2 gene encoding RNA-binding motif protein, X-linked 2: protein MNPLTKVKLINELNEREVQLGVAEKVSWHSEYKDSAWIFLGGLPYELTEGDIICVFSQYGEVVNINLVRDKKTGKSKGFCFLCYEDQRSTVLAVDNFNGIKIKGRTIRVDHVSNYRAPQESEDVDDVTRELQEKGCGANTPPSSSPEVSEDEDVKPIKKHKKDKKEKKKKKKEKEKTEHKVQAELPSCSLSSCSKTVKEKDDPKKHSSKNAEKAQKSESREGRQKHPGSPEVRRSFHGRAEDPEWEPKRERPKHEHKSSSRREEEERSRERDRGRSSGTHSSRHGGHSEGRSHRSRSPDKSHRHKKHRHSRERESSHASDRRHY, encoded by the exons ATGAA CCCTTTAACTAAAGTGAAGCTGATCAACGAACTGAATGAGCGAGAGGTTCAACTTGGGGTGGCAGAAAAGGTGTCTTGGCACTCGGAATACAAGGACAGCGCCTGGATCTTTCTTG GAGGGCTTCCTTATGAGCTGACAGAAGGGGACATCATCTGTGTGTTCTCACA ATATGGGGAGGTTGTCAACATTAATCTTGTGAGAGACAAGAAGACTGGGAAATCCAAAGGATTCTGTTTCTTGTGCTATGAAGATCAGCGGAGCACGGTTCTGGCTGTTGACAATTTCAACGGAATTAAG ATCAAAGGAAGAACTATCCGTGTGGACCATGTGTCAAACTACCGGGCTCCTCAGGAATCAGAAGATGTGGACGATGTGACCAGAGAGCTTCAGGAGAAGGGCTGTGGGGCTAATACACCTCCGTCAAGTTCTCCTGAGGTCTCTGAAGATGAAGATGTCAAACCCATAAAAAAGCACAAAAAAG acaaaaaggagaaaaagaaaaaaaagaaagaaaaagagaagactgAACACAAGGTGCAAGCAGAGCTGCCATCCTGCTCTTTGTCCTCCTGCAGCAAGACGGTAAAGGAGAAGGACGATCCAAAGAAGCACAGCAGCAAGAACGCAGAGAAAGCCCAGAAGTCCGAGTCCAgagaagggaggcagaagcaCCCAGGCTCCCCTGAAGTCAGGAGGTCCTTCCATGGTAGAGCAGAGGACCCCGAGTGGgagccaaagagagagagacccaagCATGAGCATAAGTCCTCGagtaggagggaggaggaagaaaggagcagagagagggatagagggaggagcTCAGGTACTCATTccagcaggcatggtggccactCAGAAGGGCGGAGTCATAGAAGTCGGAGCCCGGATAAGTCCCATAGGCATAAAAAGCATAGGCATTCCCGGGAGCGGGAATCCTCCCATGCCAGTGACCGTAGACATTACTGA
- the Gpr119 gene encoding glucose-dependent insulinotropic receptor: MESSFSFGVILAVLTVLIIAVNGLVVVAMLLSIYKNDGVGLCFTLNLAVADTLIGVAISGLVTDQLSSSAQYTQKTMCSLRMAFVTSSAAASVLTVMLIAFDRYLAIKQPLRYFQIMNGLVAGACIAGLWLVSYLIGFLPLGVSIFQQTTYHGPCSFFAVFHPRFVLTLSCAGFFPAVLLFVFFYCDMLKIASVHSQQIRKMEHAGAMAGAYRPTRPVNDFKAVRTVSILIGSFTLSWSPFLITGIVQVACHNCCLYQVLEKYLWLLGVGNSLLNPLIYAYWQREVRQQLYHMALGVKKRFTSILLLLSAKKGGPERNRESSYHIVTISHPELDG, encoded by the coding sequence ATGGAGTCCTCTTTCTCATTTGGAGTGATCCTTGCTGTCCTGACCGTCCTCATCATTGCTGTTAATGGACTAGTAGTCGTGGCTATGCTGCTATCAATCTACAAAAATGATGGTGTTGGTCTTTGCTTCACCTTGAATCTGGCTGTGGCTGATACCTTGATTGGCGTGGCTATCTCTGGTCTAGTTACagaccagctctccagctctgctcAGTACACACAGAAGACCATGTGTAGCCTTCGGATGGCATTTGTCACTTCTTCTGCAGCGGCCTCTGTCCTCACGGTCATGCTGATTGCCTTTGACAGATACCTTGCCATTAAGCAGCCCCTCCGTTACTTCCAGATCATGAACGGGCTTGTGGCTGGGGCGTGCATTGCCGGACTGTGGTTGGTATCTTACCTTATCGGCTTCCTCCCACTCGGAGTCTCCATATTCCAGCAGACCACCTACCATGGGCCCTGCAGCTTTTTTGCCGTGTTTCACCCAAGGTTTGTGCTGACCCTCTCCTGCGCTGGCTTCTTCCCAGCTGTgctcctctttgttttcttctactgtgACATGCTCAAGATTGCCTCTGTGCACAGCCAGCAGATCCGAAAGATGGAACATGCAGGAGCCATGGCTGGCGCTTACCGGCCCACACGGCCAGTCAATGACTTCAAGGCTGTCCGTACTGTGTCTATTCTCATTGGGAGCTTCACTCTGTCCTGGTCTCCTTTTCTTATCACTGGTATTGTGCAGGTGGCCTGCCATAACTGCTGCCTCTACCAAGTGCTGGAaaagtacctgtggctcctcggAGTTGGCAACTCCCTGCTCAACCCACTCATCTATGCCTATTGGCAGAGGGAGGTTCGGCAGCAGCTCTACCACATGGCCCTGGGAGTGAAGAAGCGCTTCACTtcaatcctcctccttctctcagccAAGAAGGGTGGTccagagaggaacagagaaagcTCCTATCACATCGTCACTATCAGCCACCCAGAGCTCGATGGCTAA